A genomic segment from Toxotes jaculatrix isolate fToxJac2 chromosome 6, fToxJac2.pri, whole genome shotgun sequence encodes:
- the r3hdm4 gene encoding R3H domain-containing protein 4, producing the protein MVVLTNNNEEQDYILIEERKCTSLPSSPAKRVSPTKKKQFFINQAIRNSDLTPRAKGKKSLRRQENTRFLANLLERDECSKDDIEVCSNPAIPSIFTEACTNGNYIESWNDFMNCSGEEQERLLSLLEEEGAKKKNTNRNVNPAFTAQDCFQRIDRRLRATLRRKQIPMGTLEVFEERLLSFFNAQPHSVYTTNLASSFERLLLHAVCQYMDLVSASTDYNGSRQTEVVNKQEEFLPPALLLSAYLERMS; encoded by the exons ATGGTCGTTCTGACAAACAACAATGAAGAACAGGATTATAT CCTGATAGAGGAGCGTAAATGCACCTCCCTGCCCAGCTCTCCCGCCAAGCGAGTGTCTCCCACCAAAAAGAAGCAGTTCTTTATCAACCAAGCCATCCGCAACTCTGACCTCACTCCACGAGCCAAAGGCAAGAAGAGCCTCCGCCGACAGGAGAACA CACGCTTTCTTGCTAATCTTCTTGAGAGGGATGAGTGCTCCAAAGATGATATTGAGGTTTGCAGTAACCCAGCCATCCCGTCCATCTTCACTGAAGCCTGCACCAATGGAAACTACATAGAG TCATGGAATGACTTCATGAACTGCTCCggtgaggagcaggagaggctgttgtctctgctggaggaggagggggccaagaagaaaaacaccaaCCGGAATG TAAATCCTGCCTTCACCGCTCAGGACTGCTTCCAGAGAATCGATCGCAGGTTGCGAGCCACTCTGAGACGCAAACAAATCCCCATG GGAACTCTGGAAGTATTTGAGGAAAGGCTCCTGAGCTTTTTCAACGCTCAACCTCACTCTGTTTACACAACCAACCTCGCCAGCAG CTTTGAGAGACTGCTGCTTCACGCCGTCTGCCAGTACATGGACCTCGTCTCTGCAA GCACAGACTATAACGGCTCACGTCAGACTGAAGTGGTGAACAAACAAGAAGAGTTCCTGCCTCCTGCACTTCTGCTGTCTGCCTACCTTGAGCGGATGAGCTGA
- the LOC121183360 gene encoding uncharacterized protein LOC121183360, whose translation MGKEKKTVKLEKHEPDTRSIIVGEVKKSVPRIRIVKSKEKIKTVTSNGRSITDKGTTTCETSGNKMRLCVNLMPVLASAKEPVEQEEEEKEKEEDISCTSEEEPKAGNKNDPIVTTLVQQILDASDSYTGLTWDRATETKQSPSPPFVLPPITQPKPAPDCCDHQKIKRFLTPLPPISVSETTATKTISPNLTTKGCGGDAPVTGQESDSRPWIDNPLFSKSRSPEFRLADISLSSLDTLLQTVTQKLGRRKRGSGEGPWRQVQSDHLITSVSEQHFTEPRAGQQPDPVNIGAATGTSGGGHGVNRQRSLPPLFPAPKPTLILTMTKTNLLTPTTLQ comes from the exons AtggggaaggagaagaaaacagtaaaactagAAAAACATGAACCAGACACACGTTCGATCATCGTGGGCGAAGTAAAGAAATCAGTTCCCAGGATAAGAATTGTCAAGTCAAAGGAGAAGATTAAAACTGTCACATCAAACGGCAGATCCATCACAGACAAGGGTACAACCACATGTGAGACATCAGGGAATAAAATGAGGCTTTGTGTCAACTTAATGCCTGTTTTAGCTTCAGCTAAGGAGCctgtggagcaggaggaggaagagaaagagaaagaagaagatatCAGCTGTACAAGTGAAGAGGAACCAAAAGCCGGCAACAAAAATGACCCAATTGTCACCACATTAGTGCAACAAATACTTGATGCAAGTGATTCTTACACAGGATTAACCTGGGACAGAGCCACTGAGACCAAGCAATCACCAAGTCCCCCGTTTGTGCTGCCACCTATAACTCAGCCAAAACCAGCTCCTGACTGTTGTGATCATCAGAAGATCAAGAGGTTCCTCACACCTCTACCCCCCATCAGTGTGTCTGAGACAACAGCGACAAAAACAATCTCTCCAAACTTGACAACTAAAGGCTGTGGAGGCGATGCACCAGTTACAGGACAAGAGTCAGACAGCAGGCCCTGGATAGATAATCCCCTGTTTTCTAAAAGT AGATCGCCTGAGTTTCGTCTCGCTGACATCTCCTTGTCCAGTCTGGACACTCTGCTGCAGACGGTCACACAGAAActggggaggaggaagagaggcagtGGTGAAGGACCATGGAGACAAGTTCAGTCTGATCACCTCATCACGTCTGTTAGTGAGCAACATTTCACAGAGCCGAGAGCCGGGCAGCAGCCCGACCCAGTCAACAT TGGAGCAGCAACAGGAACATCAGGGGGTGGACACGGTGTAAACAGACAAAGGAGCCTCCCTCCGCTTTTTCCTGCACCTAAACCCACGCTCATCCTCACAATGACGAAGACAAATCTCCTGACTCCCACCACGCTGCAGTGA